TTCGTTCCATGACCAGACCTCTAGAGTATGCACTTTAGTGCTTGTGGCTGGCAATTCGCTCGATGCTCTGTTTACAACTGCGATCATTCCATGGACTGAAAGCTTTGGATCTTCATTTGTTCTGTGTTTTGattgttctttcttcaatccgTGCCATTTCAGcggtacccttttttttttcccctagcagtagtgaatttttttttaatcgctttgtttttgtttgtgaCACAGTATTTTGAGACATTCCCTCTTCGGTCAAGAATGGCAAACTATACGCATCAACGTCAGTCACCCACTGTACGCACCGCCACTCCTAATGCAGCCGCCCGCGAATTCAACCGTCCGGCAATTGATCTCAATCGTCCGGCTCAGGATGATCGGATGGACAATCAGGGTCCGAATTCTTATTTTTCCGATTGCAAGAGCAATGTCCCTGTCGGTCAATCTGGCACTCCTCCGATCCTGTTCACCGGTGGCGGGTTGTTGGAGCACAACGAGGGAGACAAGGTCCACCACCTCATCAAGGAGAGATTCGTGTCAAGTCTAGCTGCGGTTGGGGTGCAAGTTACCTTCGTGGCCGTCCACAAGAATTGTTACTCTGGTGTCTCGGCAAAAGGACGGGTCGAAGCGTTTCAGGTTTACTCACGGGCTGTGCGGATGAAAGGCGGCGCCAACACCGCTAACATGAAGTACGCATGGTACGCAACTTCAAAGGAAGAGATATCCAAGATCTTGTCCTATGGCTTTGGCTACAGTGGGAAGCCAGAGAACAATGACTTGCATGGTCGTGGAGTTTATTTTACTCCTTATGGTTATCCTCTTGAAAGGTACTAGAATTCcttgtcttttctcttttattgcgTGGATAATTGAGAGGTGCTCTTTTGGAAATGGTAAAATACGAAGATATGTCAATTTAGCGCGCTAGTATATTTCCCTTTCAAGCTATGATCGATTAGGTCTAATACAACTAGTATATTTTGCGACCATATTATTTCTTGACTCATGTTAAGTTTAATGTGCATATGATGATGTAGGCCTTAGGTtcgtgggaaaagtacactagaagtgccataacttttgtacggcgttcacttgagtgccgtaactttcaaaacgttcacttaagtgccataacttttaaaaatcattcacttgagtgtcatgttgacgtgacaatcggaaaagctgacgtggcagttggaaaaattactgtagatgccgagaaagttactgtagcacgttggaaaagttcttgtagacgtcggaaagttgacgtggcatgccagaaagttgacgtggcacgccggaaaagttcttgtagcactcaagtgaacgattttgctctgacataacactcaagtgaacgatttttgaaagttatggcacttaagtgaacgttttgaaagttatgacactcaagcgaatgtcgtacacaagttatggcacttctagtgtacttttccctaggTTCTTTGTAGTGCTTTGGCAATGTTAGGTCGTCTCTTATTAATTGCATAAATAATCGAGACATATTGTTTGGAGAGTGATATGATGATGAAGATATGTCGATTTAGCTTGTTAGTGTGTTTCCAACATATTCGGACGAGTCAAGAAACAACATTCGTGTTAAACATGCACTACATATCTCCCTCTTGGCGCTCTCCCCAAGTGATGGTCTCCCTATTGGAAAGTGGGAAAATACAAAGATATGTTAATTTAGCTTGCTAGTGTATTTCGCGAGCATTGGCAACGTTATATTGTTCCTTATTAATTGCATGAATAATTGAGATACTGTTTGGAAAGTGGTACGATGATGAAGATATGTTGATTTAACTTGTTAGCGTATTTCCCTATTAAGCTGTGATGAGTTAAATCTATAGAACGAGTATGTTTCACAAGCATTGTTTCTTGACTCATGTTAATATGTTTTGCATGTGATGATATTGCCTTAGATAGTTTCTTTGTAATGCTTCGGTAGTGTTAAATCCGCTCCTATCGATGAAGATGGCTTAAGGCATTTGTTGCTTTGCCGGGTCTTACTGGGGAAAACGGAGCTTGTCGGTCCTGGCTCAGAACAGTCTCATCCTAGTTCGGAGCAATACGACTCAGGAATTGACAATTTATCATCTGCTAGGAGATACATTATTTGGAGCACCCACTTGAACACTCATGTGTTGCCGGAGTACATTGTCAGCTTTAGAGCCCCTTGTTGCTtgagaggtaaaaaaaaaaaagaaaaaattctttcTCATCGACCATGTTTATATGTTTGACTTTGTTTGTTCTATCAATCTATTTTATGATTTGTGAGATAAACATGAAATAGGGTTCTTGACAACTCCGGAGAAGTCACTGAAATCGACTGTCCCTTGGATACCATTTCCGATAATGATTTCGGAACTCTCGAAGATCTTACCTTCATCTGATGTCAATTCGATCTCCAAATTTCATAAGGACTACGAAGTAAGTGCCACATCAACATTATCATCACTTTGTACTTGGCTTTCAagctttattttattcttaCCTCTAATTTTGAAATTAGCTTGACACTTCATCATCATTTTCCAGGATATGAAGATTCCAAGGCATGAGCTAATACAGAAATTCAGGCAAATAGCAGGGGATGGGTTGCTAAGTGgaatcttcaaaaatttcaaaaataaggtGTGGATTATGATCCCTTTGATAAACGATAGATTATGCGTTTGATGTCCAGGGAGAGAGCTTAGGTtgcatcatctctctctctctctctctctctgggttgCATGTCATTGATTGAGTATCATTCAATATAGAACAAAACATCTGTTTAGCATAGGATACTCACAATACACAACATATGTGAGTATAATTTATTCCATTTTACAGCAATTCGGGGCATGAAGCGGCTGATTATAGGAGTATGGATGGACTATATGAATGGGATGTGAGGCATGTCAATAAGGCCGGTTTTCATTTTGATGAGTTCCGTGCACGCAGCAACATGAGGAAATGGTACACAAGGCATGGATGAGGAGGTCCACACAGAATCGTAGATGGGAAAAAGACTCATTTGGAATTTGTATAATTTGGCTTGTCTTTTGGAAATTTGTTTGCTTATGGTCCTCAACTGTACTTTTTCCTTAGTTCCCATGTCACATGAGTGTTTGTTTGGGGATTGGGAAATCCTAGTGAAAGCAAAAGTTTCCTTTGTTCGACATGTTATGGGAATATTTATTGTGTGATCcgggctaaagtacactagaagtgccaaaacttgtgtacggtgctcattttagtgccaaaactttgaaaatgattacttaagtgtcaacttcttttaaaaacgatcacttcggtgccaactccaattttagGCGACATGGCTTGCCGGAAAttcgacacgtgctatttttttttattaatatttaagctgacgtggctcgatGGAGTTGACaccgaagtgatcattttttttaaaaaatggcatttaaatgatagttttaaaaaaaaattggcacgtaagtgatcgttttgaaagttttggccttgaagtgatcgtttttcaaaaaatttggtagttaagtgatcgttttgaaagttttgatactaaagtgggCGCCGtgcacaagttttggcacttgtagtgtacttaagtcGTGTGATCTGTGTAATTACCTGGGATagaaaaaacatttttatcTAATAACATGTCACAACACAACCAAACGTTGATAAAAATGGTTGAATAGTGCTTTAGCTAGGAATTTTAGGAGAAGCTTTATCTCTaccctcctcttttatttttcttatttaaattagagaattgattatataacaatCTTTGGGTGTTATGCTGCTAGTCTATTTCAGgctgtaaaaaataaataacagtTAATTAAAATTGTTGTAGGGTCTACTCTTTTAAGATTTTGTAACTCACAACCAATTGTTATTATCACAGTCAACCAaagactgttatgctagcaaagtcctttAAATATGCTTCTTTGTTCACTATGGTCCATGATATGTCTACTTTATGGGAGAGTAGCTTAGAGGTACCATGTGAGCGCGTTTATAAATGGTAGTCGACCTTATCAAAATGGTGGTGCTTACTTTGCCTTTATAGATGCAAAACTGCATCTAGAAGTTACTCGGGGTAATTTGCAGTTATTTTAGTGTGTAAAGTACATATGTGTTATTGCTTGGCTTTTTGTTTAAATGGTCTAGATAAACTTGTAAATTTGTTATACAAAGGTTCTAGTAGGGCTTATGAGCCCTCAAGTGCAATTAGACACGTTGAACAgatgagtcgggtcgggtcataaataATTCGACACAAATAGACCCATTTAGTCCGTTTATGATctatacccgacccgacccattcaCAATCCATGCACATACTTGATTTGACCCATAGTCCTAAATCACTTTCATTTTTAATCCAATCTAGGAAACTCAACAACCAAACTAAGGTGAGAGTACGGAGCAAGTGAGCATGAGATAAGTGAGGGcaaaagagaatgaagagagagtcgtAGGGATGGATTtgatctaagtaagttgtaactCCATTTAAGATCCTTTTAACACTTATATAATGTTTGAACCGATTTGTGACCTATTTATTGAATAAAACCAACCCATATAACAGTTCAACTCATCTATGGGGGGGTTAATAGATGGGTTTAAGATCCATTTGGACATGtctaaatttaatattttgttaCAAAAAATAAggttaaaaatgtccacgttagcaatggTCACACCACGTAGGACAGATGGcgtccacgtcggtaatttccgatcaaaattaaccagatagatttaattgacacaaatgcagaaggcttaggactttttggacacttttccctaTGTAAACCTTACTTTATAGCCACATAAATTATGAAGAGATGATAGACCTGTCATTATAGTAGAAATTtgtttatgaaattattttcattattatttaattattgaacAGCTCAATTTATTCATAACGAAGTTCTTCATTAGAAAATTATCATACTAGTTGAAGATGAACCATAATACCTAGGTCCACTTCCAAAATTTCAGGTGGCGTATTGGGGATGGAATCTCTGTCTCCTTTTGGTTCGACTTTTGGCATGAAAAAGGACCATTATATCAAATCTTCTCAAACAGGGAGATCTATGAATCTGGCATTCCTAGGAATGCATCGGTTAAGGACTTCCTCTCTCAAGCCTGGCAAGACTGCGGAATGCTACACACGTTTAACTCATGGCATAATGCAGTCCCATTACTTGATCCGACTAAGCCTGATCGGTGCTTGTGGCGGGGCCACTCTTGAGGCAGATTTTCGGTGGCCTTTGCTTGGGAGTTGATCAGAAGAAAAGGCCGGATGGTACATTGGCACACCTTTGTCTGGGACCGACACATAGCA
The genomic region above belongs to Rhodamnia argentea isolate NSW1041297 chromosome 6, ASM2092103v1, whole genome shotgun sequence and contains:
- the LOC125315491 gene encoding probable inactive poly [ADP-ribose] polymerase SRO5, with protein sequence MANYTHQRQSPTVRTATPNAAAREFNRPAIDLNRPAQDDRMDNQGPNSYFSDCKSNVPVGQSGTPPILFTGGGLLEHNEGDKVHHLIKERFVSSLAAVGVQVTFVAVHKNCYSGVSAKGRVEAFQVYSRAVRMKGGANTANMKYAWYATSKEEISKILSYGFGYSGKPENNDLHGRGVYFTPYGYPLESVKSAPIDEDGLRHLLLCRVLLGKTELVGPGSEQSHPSSEQYDSGIDNLSSARRYIIWSTHLNTHVLPEYIVSFRAPCCLRGFLTTPEKSLKSTVPWIPFPIMISELSKILPSSDVNSISKFHKDYEDMKIPRHELIQKFRQIAGDGLLSGIFKNFKNKPVHLCTRYDTSLCYLGYEVFVCGILFVISAVGTTPDAVAREVNHPAIDLNRPAPDDPMNDQDPNSSISDCESVVSADQSVTPPLLVIGGVLMELSEGDYVHHLIKEHSVSRLAMLGVQVTLVTIQGNCYFDVSAKARAEAFQVYSQAV